The Anguilla anguilla isolate fAngAng1 chromosome 19, fAngAng1.pri, whole genome shotgun sequence genome has a segment encoding these proteins:
- the LOC118219235 gene encoding C-type lectin 1-like, translating to MKADGDWENVNCTQGRPFMCYNKGDGDHPLSYTLKKERRSWCEAQRFCRLHHTDLVSISSSTQNEEVKNKGDGEAPFWIGLIHTDWEWSDGACSTRNLGNPKEGKDCVRAGTGQYYHTWTAYDCIIQSQALCYKDEIHVIESTETWESALDYCNQNYEGFLRIESPQDQRRLEEELHKSNLSGPVWLGLRQSRLFGFWIWANGMNVGWSNWEGGSQPEQPLSNICGAIATSGPGKFKWSDQNCLSKSYFLCEGRNVKGL from the exons ATGAAGGCAGATGGAGACTGGGAGAATGTGAACTGCACCCAGGGGAGACCTTTCATGTGCTACAACAAAG GAGATGGTGATCACCCCCTGAGTTACACCCTAAAAAAGGAGCGACGCTCCTGGTGTGAAGCTCAGAGGTTCTGCAGACTGCACCACACTGACCTGgtcagcatcagcagcagcacccAAAATGAAGAGGTGAAGAATAAAGGGGACGGAGAGGCCCCCTTCTGGATCGGCCTGATACACACGGACTGGGAGTGGTCTGACGGAGCGTGCTCCACCAGAAACTTAGGCAATCCTAAGGAAGGAAAGGACTGTGTGAGAGCAGGCACAGGCCAATATTACCATACGTGGACTGCATATGACTGTATAATTCAATCCCAAGCTCTCTGTTACAAAG ACGAGATCCACGTGATTGAGAGCACTGAGACCTGGGAGAGCGCTCTGGACTACTGCAATCAGAACTACGAGGGATTCCTGCGCATCGAGTCCCCGCAGGACCAGCgccggctggaggaggagcttcaCAAAAGCAACCTATCAGGGCCCGTGTGGCTGGGCCTCAGGCAGAGCCGTCTCTTTGGCTTCTGGATCTGGGCCAATGGGATGAATGTGGGGTGGAGCaactgggaggggggcagccaACCAGAGCAGCCGCTGTCCAACATCTGTGGCGCCATAGCAACAAGCGGACCCGGGAAGTTCAAGTGGAGCGACCAGAACTGCCTCTCTAAAAGTTACTTCCTGTGCGAGGGAAGAAACGTTAAGGGTCTGTGA